The following coding sequences lie in one Filimonas effusa genomic window:
- a CDS encoding translation initiation factor, producing MSKKNKPDNNGFVYSTNPDFRFEDETPSEAETLPPAQQKLRVRLDTKQRAGKAVTLVTGFIGTQDDLETLGKQLKNFCGTGGAVKDGEAIIQGDQREKVLQWLLKNNYKQSKKV from the coding sequence ATGTCGAAAAAAAATAAACCAGACAATAACGGCTTCGTATATAGTACCAACCCCGACTTCCGGTTCGAAGACGAAACGCCTTCCGAAGCAGAAACCCTGCCTCCAGCTCAGCAAAAACTGCGTGTCAGGCTCGACACCAAACAACGTGCAGGCAAAGCGGTGACACTGGTAACCGGGTTCATTGGCACCCAGGATGATCTTGAAACACTGGGTAAACAATTGAAAAACTTCTGCGGTACCGGCGGCGCCGTTAAAGACGGCGAAGCCATTATCCAGGGCGACCAGCGTGAAAAGGTATTACAGTGGCTGCTGAAGAATAATTACAAGCAATCTAAAAAGGTCTGA